Proteins co-encoded in one Bradyrhizobium sp. 170 genomic window:
- a CDS encoding septal ring lytic transglycosylase RlpA family protein, translating into MRLLFGIVAIATVPAWFAVHVNSAAAQTFNDRWSIIPKAHAEPAPEAPDQTRQNPPERRPTAEPTRRPEDRSARRSSNRVFSGKVSYYSYPTGKTASGSSFNRNSLTAAHRKLPFGTRVRVTDLASSKSVVVRITDRGPWVRGRVLDLSLGAARSLGITDRGVAQVRGEVL; encoded by the coding sequence ATGCGTCTTCTTTTTGGAATAGTCGCGATTGCGACAGTACCGGCTTGGTTCGCCGTACATGTAAATTCTGCTGCAGCACAGACCTTCAATGATAGATGGTCTATCATTCCAAAGGCGCACGCAGAACCGGCTCCCGAGGCACCCGACCAGACTAGGCAAAATCCGCCGGAGCGACGTCCGACTGCAGAACCGACACGTCGTCCGGAAGATCGCTCAGCCCGTCGATCCTCCAACCGGGTGTTTTCCGGTAAGGTCTCTTACTATTCATATCCGACGGGAAAAACAGCGAGTGGCTCCTCGTTCAATCGGAATTCACTGACCGCTGCCCACCGCAAACTGCCGTTCGGCACAAGAGTTCGCGTAACTGATCTTGCGAGCAGCAAGTCTGTAGTAGTTCGTATCACCGACCGGGGACCCTGGGTTCGAGGCCGCGTCCTCGACCTTTCACTGGGCGCTGCGCGCAGTTTGGGAATTACGGACCGCGGCGTGGCCCAGGTTCGCGGGGAGGTGCTTTAG
- a CDS encoding serine hydrolase domain-containing protein, giving the protein MISRRLIIGLLGAFALYASPVALAFSPEERNAKLDETLRGLVEGRSTPGIVVLILQNGRPVYSRSVGVREIGSAGLIGENDMFRLASMTKAVTSVAAMILVEQGKIGLDDPVSRFLPEFAKPRVRGTDGTEGPASRPPTIRELLTHTAGFSYNFMNNARLVDAYREARVTDGLDQPEVTTAEAMQRLASVPLGYQPGTGWEYSLATDVLGAVIEKVTGASLEAFVTEQIAKPLRIQSFVFNVPETVRSRFVQVTRPAQVTGALGTGYVPVMGPEAVPFPPTKGTANLDPNRAFSPTAYNSGGAGMTGTIGDYARFLQMLLNEGELDGVRVLRAETVRQMTQNATGSLPTLRGPGWGFTLGFGIMTDPAAAKSRLPAGSYGWGGIYGTQFWIDPTNRVVGVVMTQTAIIGSGPISNPIREAFYTAD; this is encoded by the coding sequence ATGATCTCACGTCGTCTTATAATTGGACTGCTAGGGGCGTTCGCGCTCTATGCGAGCCCAGTTGCGCTGGCTTTTTCGCCCGAAGAACGCAACGCGAAGCTCGATGAAACTCTTCGAGGATTGGTCGAAGGCCGCAGCACGCCAGGTATTGTCGTGCTGATCCTTCAGAACGGCCGCCCGGTCTACAGCCGCAGCGTTGGCGTTCGCGAGATCGGGAGCGCCGGTTTGATCGGCGAGAACGACATGTTCCGCCTCGCCTCAATGACGAAGGCCGTCACCTCTGTGGCGGCGATGATCCTTGTCGAGCAGGGCAAGATTGGCCTGGACGATCCGGTCAGCCGTTTCCTTCCCGAGTTCGCCAAGCCGCGGGTGCGTGGGACCGACGGCACCGAGGGGCCTGCGAGCAGGCCGCCGACGATCCGCGAACTTCTGACGCATACGGCCGGATTCTCCTACAATTTCATGAATAATGCGCGGCTCGTTGATGCATACCGCGAAGCCCGCGTCACCGACGGGCTAGACCAGCCTGAGGTAACCACGGCCGAAGCGATGCAGCGTCTCGCCTCCGTTCCGCTTGGTTATCAGCCTGGTACGGGGTGGGAATACTCGCTCGCCACTGACGTGCTCGGCGCCGTCATCGAGAAGGTGACGGGAGCCAGCCTGGAAGCTTTTGTAACCGAGCAGATTGCAAAGCCGCTGCGCATCCAGAGCTTTGTGTTCAACGTACCTGAGACCGTTCGTTCTCGCTTCGTGCAGGTGACGCGGCCCGCGCAGGTCACGGGCGCACTCGGCACGGGCTACGTTCCTGTGATGGGACCTGAGGCAGTGCCGTTCCCACCCACCAAGGGCACCGCCAATCTCGACCCGAACCGCGCCTTCTCTCCGACTGCCTATAACTCTGGCGGCGCCGGAATGACTGGCACCATCGGTGACTACGCGCGGTTCCTGCAGATGCTGCTGAACGAGGGCGAACTCGACGGCGTGCGGGTGCTCCGCGCGGAGACGGTCCGGCAGATGACGCAGAACGCCACCGGCAGCTTGCCGACGCTTCGCGGGCCGGGTTGGGGTTTCACGCTGGGCTTTGGGATCATGACCGATCCAGCCGCAGCCAAGAGCCGTCTTCCGGCCGGTAGCTATGGGTGGGGCGGGATCTATGGCACGCAGTTTTGGATCGATCCGACAAACCGCGTTGTCGGCGTGGTCATGACCCAGACGGCGATTATTGGCTCCGGCCCGATCTCGAACCCCATCCGTGAAGCATTCTATACGGCCGATTGA
- the ligD gene encoding non-homologous end-joining DNA ligase: MPGFIKPQLATLRSKAPKGDQWLHEIKYDGYRVQVHINRGRKKVYTRNGLDWTKRFTTIAGALDVRGEAIIDGEVVVVHEGRTNFSELQAELAAGRQDQLVYYAFDLLWRDGDLRRLPQIERKQLLLDLLGENDIELPVLFSEHLVGDGQKMFEHAVKLNWEGIISKRADAPYRSERNEAWLKIKAVQKGKFPVVGFVKDPSGVAALYLGKQEGKELVYMGKVGTGWSRTVSSQIRKQLDTVVSPKSKLTKPIKKPKATWVEPKFYANVEYRDITSEGLLRASSFKGLTKGTGRT, from the coding sequence ATGCCGGGGTTCATTAAGCCCCAGCTTGCGACGTTGAGGTCGAAGGCACCGAAGGGTGACCAGTGGCTTCACGAAATCAAATATGACGGTTACCGCGTCCAGGTGCACATCAACCGGGGCCGTAAGAAAGTTTACACCCGCAACGGACTGGACTGGACCAAACGCTTCACGACCATCGCTGGCGCTCTCGACGTCCGCGGCGAAGCCATCATCGACGGAGAGGTGGTCGTCGTCCACGAGGGCCGCACGAACTTCTCCGAACTGCAGGCTGAACTAGCAGCCGGTAGACAGGATCAACTGGTCTACTACGCCTTCGACCTCCTTTGGCGCGACGGAGACCTTCGCAGGCTCCCGCAGATCGAACGCAAGCAGCTCCTGTTAGACCTGCTCGGCGAAAACGACATCGAACTTCCGGTTCTGTTCTCTGAACATCTCGTCGGCGATGGTCAGAAAATGTTTGAGCACGCCGTGAAGCTAAACTGGGAAGGCATTATCTCTAAGCGGGCGGACGCGCCGTATAGGTCGGAGCGAAATGAAGCTTGGTTGAAAATCAAGGCCGTGCAGAAGGGGAAATTCCCGGTCGTCGGTTTTGTCAAAGACCCAAGCGGCGTCGCCGCCCTCTATCTCGGCAAGCAGGAAGGCAAGGAGCTGGTTTACATGGGCAAGGTTGGGACGGGTTGGTCTCGCACTGTCTCAAGTCAGATCAGAAAGCAGCTCGACACGGTGGTCAGCCCGAAGTCAAAGCTAACAAAGCCTATCAAGAAGCCGAAGGCGACATGGGTAGAGCCGAAGTTCTACGCCAATGTTGAATACCGAGACATCACCTCGGAAGGCTTGCTGCGGGCGAGTTCGTTCAAAGGACTAACCAAGGGAACGGGGCGCACCTGA
- a CDS encoding caspase family protein, giving the protein MTRLFFRALGSLVCFVGLLLEIQSGFAGDRVALVIGNGAYQKVPILPNPSRDASDLARALERLNFQVTRLDNASAAEMRKSLVEFGRKTDGSDVAVVFYAGHGMEVGGENWLIPVDAELQNDTDIESEAVSLRSINLQVAKARSLGLIILDACRNNPFANKMKRSLGTRAVDRGLARTEPTDNVLVAYAARDGTTASDGDGRNSPFTTAILRHIETPGLEISFLFRRVRDDVMTATKREQQPFVYGSLSKDEIYLKPPIAATLEKIAAPKPTTEDEQFWQAIKTSDVSGLFEEFLRRYPNSSRMNDARQRLASLSSQPLTLRNEAADQPGHPQQSSESRAPSREDEAKIAALATELKLKLPSFAIGEIKPDVPQSIRRFLGVWANKNGYEGGGRRAMLIVTEAASNGTVAGYYVWGPPTKSSWVQDQAGYSKITGQITDGELEIRFATVTITARLDGRSRLLARLRTTEGARKTGTGHFSRVWQIEKGSVTETSQRGRDAKEDKKAISNSDPKSRTKDQKRTQDSASSSSQQTFCNQSGCRPVPKGCHLVSGNPAKSWTSGSSYQNVICN; this is encoded by the coding sequence TGGGAATGGCGCTTATCAAAAGGTGCCGATCCTTCCTAACCCGTCTCGGGACGCCTCAGATTTGGCAAGAGCACTGGAGCGGCTCAATTTCCAAGTCACTCGGCTCGACAACGCGAGCGCAGCCGAGATGAGAAAGTCGCTCGTTGAATTTGGCCGCAAGACGGACGGCTCTGACGTAGCCGTAGTGTTCTACGCTGGCCACGGGATGGAAGTCGGAGGAGAGAATTGGCTTATCCCAGTTGATGCTGAGCTTCAGAATGACACCGACATTGAAAGTGAGGCTGTCAGCCTCAGATCAATAAATCTCCAGGTGGCCAAGGCGCGATCGCTCGGACTCATTATTCTTGATGCGTGCCGCAACAATCCATTTGCAAACAAGATGAAGCGGTCACTGGGCACTCGTGCCGTCGACCGAGGACTGGCGCGAACAGAGCCCACAGACAATGTATTGGTCGCCTACGCGGCCCGCGACGGCACAACGGCGAGCGATGGGGACGGACGAAACAGTCCATTCACGACCGCCATCCTTCGCCATATCGAAACACCGGGGCTGGAAATCTCATTTTTGTTCCGTCGGGTAAGAGATGACGTAATGACCGCGACCAAGCGGGAGCAACAGCCTTTTGTTTATGGATCTCTATCAAAAGACGAGATCTATCTGAAGCCTCCGATAGCAGCCACGCTTGAGAAAATCGCGGCGCCCAAACCCACCACAGAGGATGAGCAATTCTGGCAGGCAATCAAAACCTCCGACGTAAGTGGGTTGTTCGAAGAGTTCTTAAGACGATATCCCAATAGCTCGCGCATGAACGATGCACGACAGCGACTAGCCAGCTTGTCGTCTCAGCCGCTCACACTAAGGAACGAAGCAGCCGATCAGCCCGGACACCCTCAGCAAAGCTCAGAGAGCCGGGCTCCGTCACGGGAGGACGAGGCGAAGATAGCTGCCTTGGCAACTGAGCTGAAACTTAAACTGCCAAGTTTTGCCATTGGAGAGATTAAACCGGACGTACCGCAATCCATACGTCGATTTCTGGGAGTTTGGGCCAACAAGAATGGCTACGAAGGCGGTGGACGTCGCGCAATGCTCATTGTGACAGAAGCTGCCTCGAACGGAACGGTTGCGGGCTATTATGTTTGGGGACCACCCACAAAATCTTCTTGGGTACAGGATCAGGCTGGATACTCAAAGATCACAGGCCAGATCACGGATGGAGAGCTCGAAATCCGATTTGCTACGGTAACGATCACAGCGCGATTGGACGGCCGCAGTCGTCTGCTCGCTCGTCTCAGAACCACCGAGGGAGCAAGAAAAACGGGGACGGGCCACTTTTCGAGAGTATGGCAGATCGAAAAGGGAAGCGTCACCGAAACATCTCAGAGGGGGCGCGACGCAAAGGAAGACAAGAAAGCAATTTCAAATTCCGATCCCAAATCTCGGACAAAGGATCAGAAGCGCACGCAAGATTCCGCGAGCAGCAGTTCGCAGCAAACGTTTTGTAACCAGAGTGGCTGTCGACCGGTTCCGAAGGGCTGCCATCTTGTATCGGGTAATCCCGCCAAATCTTGGACAAGTGGATCCTCATATCAGAACGTTATCTGCAACTAA